In the Budorcas taxicolor isolate Tak-1 chromosome 1, Takin1.1, whole genome shotgun sequence genome, GAGGAGCAGAAGCACGCCGTGCGTGGAGATGACTTGCGAGGCCACGGCAGGCTGCCTGCTCTCCACTCACGGCAGGCCCAAGCTTTGAGACCTCGCCTCAGCTTACAGTCTGAGTACACACCCAGTGAGCTGGCCCTCTGGGAAGATCTGTTTGGGGTGACTTTGGCCTGGGAGGTCTCCTGGGCAGAATCTGGCAGCCAAGCAGTAGCAGTGGGATTTACTTCTTAGGGTTCTTGGTACTTGTCTAGCTGTTCATGTCTCCGGTATAACTGAGGTCACCATGTCACCTCATGAGGTTCTCAAGTCAGTTCTGGGGTTGCAGGGCAGCTGTCAGCCCTGTGGCACAGGTCACAAAGTGGGGCCTCTGCTGGCCAAGGCTCTGGTCAAAGGTCTGGGTCTCTCCCGCCGCTACTTGAAGCAAAATGCCTTGTTTTCTCCTTACTCAAACCACAGAAAACTACATAGAAGTCAGTCTCTCTGATACGGGGACTTTAGGCTGAGTGAGGCAGGAGCCTCAGGAAGCaactggagggagggggaggcttGGTCCCTGGGGAGAGCTCTGGAGCTGGGGGACAAGACGCACCAAACATGAGGAGGCTTTGGCCCCAACAGCCTCAGCCCAGAACCAGGACCCGGGCAGAGTTGGGGTCTTAATGTGACCCGACCTCCACCCCTCAGAGGCGGGATGCTGAGGTGGCAGAGGAGGCCTGCCACCCCTCCCTCTAGCTTCCTCACCAGATGGGGAGGTGGCATGGATGCCACATCTGATgctaagaaaaggaaacactacCTTCAGTGCCCCGCACCCCCGCGCCATTATTTTCTAATCGCATTTGCCAGGTGTTCACTCAAGCAAGGCAGTTAGGTTCTCACCTACTAGAACAGAACACCTGCAGTGGCGCAACTCAGCTTTCTGTTGGCGGACAAACTATACAGCGTGGGGCAGATCTGTGTTTATTACACGAATCAAGACAAAAATGCAAGAGCACATTTACCTCAAGATCTTTCACTATCAAGGATTCAAATTTCCAGATCAAAGCCTCAGGTCTCAAATACCTCCTCCAACATggaaaaagctttatttttcagcTCAGTGGTGGTCACTGCAATGGGATCAAACATCCTACGCACCTCCATCTCCAGGTAATAAATCACTATTCTGatttttttggtaatttgtttttcattttaccaTCTGTGGATGGTTTGCTTAAGATAGTTGCCCCTTTTTTGCACCTATACAGTCCTACGGCATGCCTTGGTGACTTGTTTTTTGCTCAGTATCAATGTGAGATACACCCATACCATTGTGTTATACTGCGTTGTGGCTGTTCTCTTGCAGTTACTGGACACATGGGCGTCTGGTGTgggcttttatactttaataatggattttttttcctgtattaacTTCAGTTTTATCCAAATGGCTGCCTACCTGTTCCACACTTTACTGAAAAGTCCCTCTTTTTTACGCTGACCTCCTGTGCTACCTTGCAGGCGTCTATTGTCTTCATCTTATTCTGTTTCCTTAGTGTACAATTCTATCTTATTCTGTTTCCTTAGTGTACACTTCTATCTTATTCTGTTCCCTTTATTCTGTTCCCTTAGTGTATACTTCTATTCATGTGCCAATAGCACTATTAACTCATTACTGATCACGTGATTTTTTTTCAGCAACTACCACCACCCATGGCTGGCAATTTTTCTCTTGACTGGCTAAAATTCTGTTGTTTCACTAACATTTTGAAGGTTATTACATTCAGTAGTTCCACCTGACACACCTTTAGTCTTCTGATTTTTGTGAAATGTTGTCTTCAAACCATTTTTCTGCAGAAGCAAAGAAGCATTCTCCAGAATcgtgagttttcttttttctttcttctgtatcaGAATCAATCACTAAGGTTTTTTGCTGGTATATTTACATTGTCTGAATCAGAACTATATTCTGAAGAACTCTCATCTTCTGAGACACTAGTATATATGTTGCtcaaaattttgtatttataatacAAAGTTGGAACAAAAAGCGAACAGAACAAAATGTGAATAGTGACAATCTTAAGTCGTATGCTCTAACAGTTTCTGACAGTGATGTTAATGCTATCCCTCTCTAAAAATGTGTTGCTACATCTCCGGTCAATAATGTGTTCGCTGCCTCTAGCTCTACCTCAAGTTTCGCAGTCATGCCTTAACAGCTTATAGAACAAGTccccttttctcatttttcacaaGTGTCCTGGCTGTTCCTGTCCCTTTGTCCTTTTCGGTACACTGCAGAGCTGCTTGGCTGAATCAGATTAACCTTCATACTAAGTTTTTACATGGAACTTCAAAACTATGATGATTTTAGGCAGAGCTCTGAAATATTTTCTGGTTTAAAAAAGTTCTTTAAATAGAACACCCTGCTGTGGTTCTTTCTGTTAGAAGCTGAGCTCACTACCAAGCTCTGCACTCTGACCTAACAGTTCTTGCCGTGCCGCCTCCGTTCTCTGCGTCACGCACTGGGAGCAGAACTGCCCCTTCACCAAATACACAAATGTTTTCCCTCTCATCCCAATTAGACCACAGGGAAGAATTTATAAAGCTTTTATACAGGGTCCTCATCCAACAACATGGAACTAAGTACATGTTTAAATACACAGTCAATCAGAAACAGCTCTCTCTCAGTacaaacactttcactctttttaaagCCCCAAAACACAAGTTCTAACAGGTATACTGACTCTGCCCTCAGGGATGAACTAAAAACTTGTCAGACCTACCACCAGGATGACAGGCTCACCTGGCAGAGAGCAAGAAGGCCCATTCTAGTTCGTTCTGATTATGTTCAGATAAACATCGACAGGTAAACCATCTTAATTATCAGTTCAAAGTGGAGTTGAAGGAATTCCCCGCTCCAAATGAATCACACTTCCGTGCTTGAAGTCCAAATCCAGGTGGGTAATTCTTCATTATTACCTTAAAGGAATGAGACCATGTGGAGTTTGGGGGTGGGATGCTTATTTGGAGCttagaaccctatggacagaggcgcctggtgggctgcagtccacagggttacaaagagtcagacaactgacaAACTAACACACTTTGTTCTGTGTCGCCAAAGAACTAGATGCCTTTGAACCATGAGGCCTCTGGTCACTCGGACAGAATTATATACACACCTGCAGTCAGGCTGAAGGAGTCTTGGCCATAGGCTGTAAGCCCAGTCCTTCAGTTGGAGATAGTGGACTCTCCTCCTACACAGCTAAATGTGCAAAGCTAAAATATTTTGGTGCAGTTTAACCCAGGACCAAGTGTAAAGAAACTTGACAAAACAATTCCATCTATTAGCAGGAAGGTTCTTCCATCATTACAACTTAAATTATTTCACTATCGGTTTACTCAGTTCAACTTCATCCTGAGGAAAACTTATAACCCTCACATACCGCTTAGTGACAAGGAAAAAAAGGTGACACAATCGAATGAATTAAAAGTTTAATTCTGAACCATTTTTATAACCGCATTTTCTCTTGAAGCATTGTATCACAGCAGGTTACAACAACTTTGGGATAAAAGGCAACTGGTAAACTGTCCAAAACAAGGTTCCAAATAACACCTCTTACTGACTTACCTACCCATACATATCCCAAATAAAGTTTTTGATCAAAAACGTGAAATAGATTCACCTGCTTAttttaagcatattaaaaaggaaactaaTTGGACCATttctatttgtctattttatacaaaaAGGCTACACAATGTTACACTTTATCAGATTACAATTAGAGTGATTATGAATTAGTGTTTCTACACCATTACTCGattcttaaaaattagaaattgctGTAGCAGTATTCACTATAACTTAACACTACGAGAGACTTAAAAAACTAagttactgcaaaaaaaaaagaaaaaaaaagctacttcAAAGCAAGCAAAGTCAGTACCattacagatatttaaaaaaaaaaaaaatttaacaagcaAGGCTAGAGTTTGATAAATTCCATCTTGTGATCCATTCTTGTGCATTCTTCACTTCTTGAGTCACTCCCAAAATCCATTTGTATTGTAACTCCTCGACCAAAAAGGACCAGAACAAAAAGTTTACTTCAATTGTTCCCATAGGAAACTCAGCTTGGTTAGTGTGTCAGGCACTTTCTGAGATACCAGCCCACCCCTCGAGCCCTCTCAGCAACTCTACAGGCCAATCACAATGCAAGTTCAGACAATACAGCTGTATAAAGAGAGAAAGGCTGCTATTAATGTTTAAAACAGCAAATGTTACTCATCTGAGTATTAAGTTGCAAAAGCTGTGGCAAAAAACATTAAAGTTAATAACTTCCACACATGACCACCTAACAACCAGAAATCTGAGAACATTCAAATGTTCCAAGACATCTTTCAAAGTACGTATCTTTTTTTGTGGCAGATTTACAAATAGGCCTAAACCACTCCCACCCTACCAACCAAGTCTTTCTGAAGTTCTGTAGGCAGAGTAAAAGTATTTTACCCAAACTGGCTTGTTTAACTTCTTACCTAAAGGATGATTTACAGGTCAGTATCAAACCAGGCCAGCTGATTGCTGTCGCCCGGGGGCAGCCCATCCATGAGGTCCTGGGCATGCCCCAGATCTGGCAGCCCGTCAACTGGATAGTCAGCACCGGGGTGGTGGCCGCCCATCTCATGCTCCATCATGGGGTCCATCCCCAAGGCGTCCTGGCCGTACCCACCGGAGTGAAAAGAACGATAGCTGGGATCTGGGAGTTGGGGCAACGACACGGTGGGTGAGGGGGGAGAGAGCGTGAAGACATGACGTGAGCACAGTTAGGGGGGATCCCAGGATAGCAAACATGTCAGAAAGCATTCCTTCTAACCTCTTCACCTGCTTGCTTTCTTAAGCTGAGTCACTCCCAGTGTCAGGCCACACAAGGAGCCACACGGTCTGTTTCCACCAAAGGCAGACCGCAGGTTCCAGTCCTGGACGTCTGGCCTTTCCCTGGGCAGAGACCAGCTGCTGAGCAGTGGCAACAGCTATGTGTTGGTTATAAAGTCTAGGCGATACCCACAGAAGTACTAAGAAAACGTGCCAGTTTCCTATGAAACCTTTGTATGTTTTTATCCAAAGGCTTAACATTTATATACCTGTCAAAGTAAGAAGCTTATGAGCTTTAAGTGTTTATTAACTAGGAAAAAAACAGGTAAGATTGTAAGTTTAAGATAAACAGTATATACCCAAATTTGAATTACTTAGATTTTCAGAGTTTTCTGAAAAGCTACGTAAATACGCATCCCAGATCTGAGTCTAGAATTGTAGACACAGGTATTATATAAGGGTTCTCTGAACAAAAAATGGAATAGAAAGCCAGGCAACTTGTAACACGGTACTGCAGAAGTCTGGCAGCAGTGGCACACATTTATTGCCATGATCCAGTGCTTGCTTGGTGTGTGGCTCAGGATTCCCTGTGCACCAATAAAGATATTACTGCTGACTCTAGAATTTAAGAACTGCCTTTAATTGCTACCACAACTTTCCTGCCAACAGGTCCTCCCAAGACAAGCAAAACAGCTCTTCTGACAAAGCTCTGGACCTTTAGCTTGATCTGGAGATAATCAAGAAATATGAGATACATACCATCCTGGcgatatccaagaggttctccctgGGCACCAATATCAAGTCCAAGATCAGCAGTCTAGATGAACAGGTACAGGCAAGGAAGCAAAATGGAAATTCTCAACTCAAAGGATACTCTCTGATATTTTGAAAACATACTTATTTTCAGATTACAAAAGGAATAAAGGACTCAAACATTGTAGAACTACTTACAAAGTGCAGAATTCCTTCAAAGTACAGATGTACACAATCACAGAAATACTTTGTAATTTATTCTTTCTGCAAATATGTATTACCAAGTACTTTTAGGTGCCAGAAATATAACAGGAAACAAAACAGGTGTTTTGTTTCTACCCCCAACAGGAGTTGCTGACAGAATGTGTTATGAAAAGATCCCCAGAGCCTGCACAACTACAAGAACTAAGTTGCCATTAACAGGTCTGGAGAAAGGGCTGGGTGAGGATATTCAGAGCTCAAGTTGGAACGGCTGAGATTATCTATTAACATGCACTTAATGCAGCACTTAATGCATCACTAGTATCACTGTTTAGCAGTTGGCCTCTCTCCCTGACAATATACGGCCTCTCTCTATAATCTACCTTATGATCATGTGCAACAACTGCATCAGCTTTCAGGGTGGCTTGACTCTTTCAATTTGTATCAAGGACAACTACTGAACAAATTAATAGAAATTCAAGTAGAGAAGTAGGgggaaaacagtattttttaaaaatactgataaacTGACCTCCAACTAACAGCGTTTAATCGACTGCCCCTTTCCTAACAACCTTTTGAAAAGTGTTTTTCAATCTGTTAACTTTTTCATCTATCTGCCTTACAAAATCTAACTTGTTTGTTCTAAGCAAGCTGCATAAAGCTGTAGTTTTTTCTTACAGCAGTTGCTAAGATAGTGTAAAGAATGAAGATTCAAGCCAAGGACACAGTCAATGCCAACAAATGTGCACCGAGTCGTTTGAGAGGAAACCACAAACTGCCTTGGTGCTCTAGCGAACCATCGAATAAACGTGCTCACACTGCCTACCTCATTCCAAGCCATTGGCTCCGTTCTGAAGAGAGAACTGGTCAGCTCAACTGAAAGCCGTTTCTTATAATCCTGTGGCTTGTCCTCAGACATTCGGAACAAAACAGCAGCTGCATATGTTgctgagagaggaaggagaaaggtcCTTGAGGCAAAGCTGAGGCTTCGCGGTACCCAAGCTAAAGGCTCTGATTCCTTCCCTACTTACCCACACCCTCATTCCTAGAATGAAGTAGTTCTGTCAGAGGAGCTGTGGCTCCCTCGGCTTCAATAGCTTCTGCAGCTTCCTTGTCCTGAGCAAGTTCACAGAGGACCCCTGCAGCTACTCTTTGGATATTTTCAATAGGAGAATAAAGCAGCTGAGGAGAAAATACACAGGAAACCTCATCAAATCCAAAGTTAAAACATGGCAAGCATCCCACGGTGGCATAAACAGTCCCAGTTCACAGTGTCATTGGTGTCTGTACCACTTGTATTAAATAGGAAGCCTGCATTAAATCATACACTCTATGTTCTTGATGTTTGATGCTTGGCAGCAATGGTTTTCTGGAGCATTTTTAGCTACAAACCTCTTTTCCTGCGTATTATTCAAATTAAGATTTGGAAAACCCAGAGGTGACTAGGGGTTTGTGCTGCGGCAGCCCAGACCAGCTTTCATCCCTTCTAAGCTGAGCACACCAGAAAGCAGAGTGGAAAATCTCCTCCTCCTGAGGTTCTAGTCCCCGTGTTTCTCCTTCTAGACTGCCCGAGAAAAATGAAGGGTATTTTCATCAATGTATTCAACTAAAAGGACATGACATATTTCCTATGTTTTGTACTTGACAAAAAGCATGAGCAGCACAGCCATTTTATAAATGGTGATAGGAGATgaaatattattactattttggCCCCTAATTTCCTTATACTTTGCTTATCTTTAaaatcctgaaactttactgacACACAGAACCTAGAACACCTCAATTAAAACTAACATACCTGCACAAACAATGGAATGGTATTTAGTCCTCTGATAACGATTCGGTTGTGAACATCCCGAGCTAGGATGTGAAGGGCTCCAGTACAACCTTCAACTATTTCTTCCATGCGGACTCCCTCCTACCAAAAGAAATATCATTAATAAATACGGGATTGTGCTCTCTATATATGCTTGAAAGGCTTTCTGTTCTGAGTAGCAGTCACCAGTTATTCACATTATAAATCCAAAGTTCCCCAGAATTTGCAAGTAAGTTCAGGAATGAAGATGGATCCACTAATTGAGTGTCACTTTGTGAAAGTGGCCTCTTGTCAGCACTAATTCCAAACAGCACCTCCAAAACTGTGCACAGCCAAGTACAGCTTCAATGTACCTCTGACTCCCAAAGATCACTCTTCCCAACAAGGCACCCAGCACTCTGGGAAAAGGGAACAAAGGAGTAAATGTGCAACACTGTGTCAGTGTTTCCCTTCAGGTGCTCCCTCGACTTTTGTACACCTATGTGTATTTGGTGAAATTTTAGCAAAGTTTTACCACCTACTGCTAAAAGTCTACTGAGTTGGCAGGAGAAAATCCACTGACCTCCTCCAAGACTTTTCAACTGATAGCCTATATGGGATAACGAAGTTAGCTTTCGCAAAACATAACTAAAGTCTGCTTTCCCtctttctgagttttaaaaaaggTTATAACTTTGCTACTGCTAATTTGCAGCTTTTATATCCAACTTTACTTTTATTATGACATAAAAGCTCCTTTCTTCCcagagaagagattttaaaaggtACCCTTTGCATTCTGTTAAGCCACCTCATGGAGACCGGCCGATATCCAAAGTCCTGAGTGgagaaagcccaagtgccctATGAGCGCATTCTAATCACAACTAGCGACATCTCAAGATCTGTTCTGTAAAGTCTTGTTCTCTAACCTGATCAAGTAAGAGACTTAAAACACATGCTGGGGAATCATAAGTATCTTTACTTAATAATGAAGCTACTTTTAAGACTGGAAACTTGACATCAACGTTTCAGACTattagaaacaaaaatttcaGGCTAAGATTACAAGTAAAGATCCCTGAAATACTACCACTTATTCTTGTTGATATTCTTGTAAGTCCATGGAAATAGTTTAAACCACTCTTGGAAGAcagtaaaaaatgttaaatatttatagttatctacaaacaataaatgccggAATCTTCCTACACAGTTTGTGGAAacataaattgatacaaccattatggagacGAGTATggagattcattttaaaaatatgaatattactaccgttatgacccaggaatcccactactgggcatataccctgaaaaaaccataattcaaaaggacacttgtatcccaatgttcatagaagcactatttacaacagcccggacatgcaagcaacctagatgtccatcaatagatgaatggataaaacagCTGTGGTAGACACATACAGTGAAATAGGAGCCTTAAAAAGGAACCAAACTGAATCagctgtagtgaggtggatgaacctagggtctgtcatacagaatgaaagaagtcagaaagagaaaaccatcGTAGATTAATGCATATATAGAATCTAGATGATGAACGTATCTGCAGGGCAAGAACAGAGGTAGAGAACAACTGGTGGACCTaacaggaaggagaaggtgggatgaattgagaaagtagcactgacgTATATACgctaccacatgtaaaacagcTAACTAGTGGGAAGACTCCTGAATaccccagggagctcagcctgaggggtgggggtgggggggctcaagagggaggggatgtaggTAAACTCATAGCTGATCCATGCTACTGGACAGCAGAAATCACCACAACATGGTACAGAAATTACactcccattaaaaataaatttttaacaatACATGTTTATAGGTAGAACTGCAGTGGGGAATAACAGGCTCCGAAATCAGACAGACTTGGATTCAAATTAATGCCTCTGCTACTTTGGACAGAGGTGAACCTTTTGTATGAACAAGATGAGACCCCATAGCAGTAAATCACACCCCACACTCCCTTTGTAAGATTGAGGAGGCAGCGATGTGAAGGATATGTCAAGGGAACTATCACCAGGGGCCATATTGCTCCTTTCATTCTCCGCAGCCACAGAGACATGGTGGTTCTTTAAGCCAATAGCAAGCAGCCCTTCAGGAAGCTGGAGAATGGAGGAAGCCAATGACCAAAGTAGTTCAGGAGCCTATGGATTTACGCATTCCTTTTAAAAGGCCAGGGGTCACTACTAAGATTTACCTACCACAAACTGCTGCTGTGTTCCACCCATAGATGTACGACGCTGGGTATCCTGATGTGCACGAACCAGCAACTGAACTAGCCGTGGAATGGCACCCTGCTCACGCAAAGGCGCATGATTTGCTGGACAAAGGGCAAGATTTCGAATCAATCCAACAGTAGCCTGCAGATAAGAAGAAAGAGTAAAGAACTGGCATACAACAAAATCATGTTCTTAGTCTAAAATGCCTACCACACTAAATACTATCACCTGGATAAAACTGACTACACAAACACTTCAAACCCCTACCCTCATCCCACCCATATTTCCTGGTTACAGCTCCTTATCAGCCAGCCCCCAGCGCCGAGACAGGCTGCTAGTAATAGTCAGAAGTCGTCTGTTTTCAATTCTGCAACCTTCAACTTTGACAGTTTACCTTGATCAGAGGCCAGTGGGATGGTGGATGTAGGAGTTTAACCACCACAGGTAGTCCGTAGTGAAGGCGAACAGCGTTCTGGGCCATCTCAGCCTCCTGGTGCCGGCTGGTCAGATGACGAAGGGCACAGATGGCAGGCTCAGTGATGTCTTCCCTGTCCCCAGCACGGAGGACCGTGCGCACAAGGGCCTCTATGCCACCCACTTGGCACACCATCATCTTGTTCTTATAATTATTGCAAGTGAGATTAGAAAGAATTCCAGCTGCACAGGTGACCACATTGATATCATCTGAGCCTAGAAGCTGAACAAGAGTCCCAAGAAGACCTTCCATCCCTTCCTGTGGAGATGAAAACGGACACTAAGTACATATTCAGCTTGACATTTACCAATCTACTCTGAATGTACCTGTTTAGTTGCAGCATCTGAAAGATTCCTTAGAGTCCGAAAGTACCTGTTTAGTTGCAGCATCTGAAAGATTCCTTAGAGTCCAAAGGCAGTTCTGAACAAGGCGCTGACTTGGATCTGTCAGGTGAAGTCCTAAAGCTTGCATTCCacctaaaaagattaaaaaatatctaAGGTGATGGCCATTAGCTCACAATTCCTATCAGTACCAAGTGTGTACTTTAGTCTCAGAGGATATCCTTCTTTGTTGCCAAAGCTTATCCCCTCCATCTAagtcctttattttctttcattttctggaaTGCTGCTCAGTTTCCCTCTCTTTTCTAATTCACCTCAGCTAGGGACAACTTGTTTTATGTATCTATTGTTTCTTCCCTGTGTGGAAaagccttcactatctccagtcTCCCTGTAGGTAATACTCCTATTACTTATTTCCTTTCATCCAGTCATTTCAAGAATATTTAATACCAGGCCCTGTTTTGCACTGGAGCTGTATCAGGGAGGCAAACAGTCTAAAAGTCATACCTTCATAGAGCTTGTGGTCTAGCTGGAagcacaaaataaacaaatacactaTTAGAAAGCTAAAACTATATGTCAAATGGTGTTAAGTGTACAAACAACAAAGACAAAGGAGGGGGCTACAGTTTAAAGTAGGGTAACCAGGATACCTGACTGTGAAGGTGCCATCCGAGCAAATCCCTGAAGGAGTTCATGTAAACTCACAGGGTGGAAACACAGTCTAAAAAGGCAGCACCAGAATGCTTACTCTCGGGGGCTGTATTAAAGGCAAAAGATGCTCTTCAAAGATTCATAACCTCTTCTTGTTCAGGACCCTAATGAAGGACATTTACACTGCAGAGGAGTCTAAACGGAGTCTAAACGGAAGCTCAATTCCCCACACACTGGCTAGCTTAACCTCACCATCTCTTTCTCACTGAAATCACTTCTAAATGCAGTGGGATATACTTTCTCTTGTCTCCTTGTCTATCTTTTCAGATCTGTTTTATTTCCTCAATTAAGTTAGGTCAGCCATGCAatgctatgcatgctaagtcacttcagttgtgtctctttgcaaccctatcaactgtagcccaccaggctcctctatccatggaattccccaggcaagaatactggagtaggttgccatttccttcttcaggggatcttctccactcaggaatcgaacctgtgtctcttgcctcctgcattggcaggcaggttctttacgcaAATGCAGCGGGATATACCCTTGTCtccttgtttatcttttcaggtctgttttctttcctcaATTAGATTGGGTCAACTTGCTGTAATTCTCACGCACCTTGTACTTTTCCTTCACAGCACTTTTCACAGCTATAATGGAGCCCACCACTCAGACCAGACCCTCCCTATCTGGTGCCTTCCTCCTAGTAGCTCCAGCTGCTAACACAGTGCCCAGGGCTGATGCTCAGTAGTTTCACAACGACTTGGTTCCTGTCTCCCTTCTCGCCCTCTACTAGAACCATCAACTCTACGAGAGGGGATTTTACTTCCAGATGCCTTTCCGAACAGCCTGCAgagacttacacacacacattctgattGAGCATGCCCAGGGTGAAGATGGCTTTGAGACACCCCAATGACTTCCCTACAGCCCTTACCCACATCCACTAAGAAAGGAACTCCCTAATCTCTATCCCTACCCAGTCTTCCCTAGCATTCCAGAAGCAAACATTTCCAGCTACCTACTGACCTTCTAGTCACTTCACAGCTATCAACTCCCTAAATAACATTCATCCTTTGCTACATATTTTTAGTATCAAATGACTTCATTCCTAAAAGCCTATAACACATCCCAGCAGCCTGGTCTGCTTGCCTCTGGTCAAACTGTCACATGATGCTAATATTAATATTCCAAACACCTCACTGTGATGCTGTAGCCAACAACAACTTCTCATTATAAGATaaagaacacatgtaagaattaaagattttaaaattaaaaaaaataaaaaaaaaataaaaatcatgtttcaagaaaaaaataataataagataaagACTGAATTCTTCAGCATAACCTTTAGGAACCCTTTAGGATTTGGACTTCATCTTAAATTGACCTAAGCATTCAACACCTGTGTTTCCAAAGCTGCAATAAAGTATGAATAAACATCATCCAGGGACCTAGAAAGTCCGGCACAACACAGGCCTGCCTGGCTCTGGCCCATCACCCTCACCCTGAGCTACTCATCCCACTACTCACTAGGATCCAGTTACACAGACTCCTCTTCAGCACCTAGAATGCAACGATTTCTCTCCTACCTTTAGGACCATCTGGCTTGCACTTAATCCTGACTTCTCATATAGATGAAGCCCTCTCATTCTGTGATTTAACATCCCCCTCTCAGAGAAGGACATTCCCGCCCCATTAACACTGCATCACTATTTGCTGTTCATTTCTCTCATGACACTCATTCCAATTTGTAATCACCCCATCATCTTGCAGATTTCTGTCTCCTTCACCAGCCTGTAAGAATAAATACGGGGACCATACCTATTTTGTTGCCCACTGCATACCAGCTTGAAACACAGGGGCtgaatattttcagaataaaCAAATGAGCATCAGAATAACCtcggaaatttttttaaattaatttattttaattggaggctaattaactacaatattgtagtggttttcgccatatactgacatgaatcagccatgggtgtacatgtgctccccatcctgaaacccctcccacctccctccccaatgGGAAACTTCTTATAATCGAGATTCCTAGGCCTCCAGTCCCAAGCATTTCCAACTACTACTGACTCTTGTCACTTCAATACTCCAGGAATTCTGATTAAGTCAGtctaaaaatctgtattttttttttaaacaaacatttca is a window encoding:
- the CTNNB1 gene encoding catenin beta-1, which translates into the protein MATQADLMELDMAMEPDRKAAVSHWQQQSYLDSGIHSGATTTAPSLSGKGNPEEEDVDTTQVLYEWEQGFSQSFTQEQVADIDGQYAMTRAQRVRAAMFPETLDEGMQIPSTQFDAAHPTNVQRLAEPSQMLKHAVVNLINYQDDAELATRAIPELTKLLNDEDQVVVNKAAVMVHQLSKKEASRHAIMRSPQMVSAIVRTMQNTNDVETARCTAGTLHNLSHHREGLLAIFKSGGIPALVKMLGSPVDSVLFYAITTLHNLLLHQEGAKMAVRLAGGLQKMVALLNKTNVKFLAITTDCLQILAYGNQESKLIILASGGPQALVNIMRTYTYEKLLWTTSRVLKVLSVCSSNKPAIVEAGGMQALGLHLTDPSQRLVQNCLWTLRNLSDAATKQEGMEGLLGTLVQLLGSDDINVVTCAAGILSNLTCNNYKNKMMVCQVGGIEALVRTVLRAGDREDITEPAICALRHLTSRHQEAEMAQNAVRLHYGLPVVVKLLHPPSHWPLIKATVGLIRNLALCPANHAPLREQGAIPRLVQLLVRAHQDTQRRTSMGGTQQQFVEGVRMEEIVEGCTGALHILARDVHNRIVIRGLNTIPLFVQLLYSPIENIQRVAAGVLCELAQDKEAAEAIEAEGATAPLTELLHSRNEGVATYAAAVLFRMSEDKPQDYKKRLSVELTSSLFRTEPMAWNETADLGLDIGAQGEPLGYRQDDPSYRSFHSGGYGQDALGMDPMMEHEMGGHHPGADYPVDGLPDLGHAQDLMDGLPPGDSNQLAWFDTDL